Within Alteribacter lacisalsi, the genomic segment GTGAGGTTCCGGGCACAAAATGATTATCCCCCGATATAGGACATCTCAATTTTAGGGCCGTTATTCTTTGCCCGGACCGTTTCCTCTGTCCGTTCGTCGGAGTAACGGTCGTGGCGGTTTTTCCAGATACCGGACAGATGCTCGTATAAATCCCGCTCGCCGATGCCGTCACGGATCAGGCCTCGGATATCCTCGCCCTTCGTGGCAAACAGGCACGTAAACAGCTTTCCGTCGGCAGACAGCCTTGCTCTTGTGCAACTGGAGCAGAATGAGTCGGAAACGGAGGAAATAACACCAATTTCTCCTTCTCCATCAGTGTAGGCGTAGCGGTCCGCCACTTCGCCGTAGTAGTTGGCACGGACCGGCTCAACCGGAAACTCGCCGCTGATTTCACTGACGATCTCTTTTTTGGGAACCACACTGTCAAAATTCCAGCCGTTCGTGTTGCCAACATCCATAAATTCAATAAATCTGAGAATGACACCTGAGCCTTTAAAGTAACGGGCCATCGGTACAATCTGTGACTCATTGGCGTCTTTTTTCACTACCATATTCACCTTCACACTGAGGCCGGCTTTTTCTGCCCGGGCGATGCCTTTGAGCACCGGCTTAACTGGGACATTCCGGCCGTTCATTTTCCGGAATACCCGGTCTTCGATCGCATCGAGGCTCACATTTACCCTATCAAGGCCGGCTTTTTTCAGAGCCTCGGCATGCTTGACCAGAAAAACGCCGTTGGTTGTGAGTGCCACATCCTTAATTCCTGCAATCTCCTTGAGTCTTTTGACCAGTTCCGGAAGATTGTTCCGCAGAAGAGGCTCTCCTCCTGTAATCCGGATCTTTTCAACACCGAGTCCGGCAAACTGACGTGCCAGACGGACAATTTCATCAAAAGAAAGGAGTTCGTCCTCTTTCATAAACGGATAGTCAGGACCGAAAATTTCTGCCGGCATACAGTAGGAACACCTGAAATTACACTGGTCTGTCACTGAAATCCGCAGATCCTTTAATGGACGAAACAATGCGTCGTACGCCTGCTGTTCCTGCTTTTTCACACGATCACTCCTTTCTTTTCTTTTCCCTCTTCCATGCGGGTTTCAATCCTGTTTCACACGCTCATGGTGGGCATAAACGTTAAACCGGCTGCCCCTGACAAAGCCGATGGCCGTAATGCCGAGATCCTCCGCAAGCTCTATGGCGAGGGACGTAGGCGCGGACTTCGAAAGCAGAATTCCGCAGCCGATCTTGGACACTTTCAGAAGCACTTCCGACGATATTCTGCCGCTGAAAGCAATAATTTTGTCTTTCATACCGATCCGGTTTACAAGACCGTGTCCGTAAATTTTATCAAGAGCGTTGTGACGGCCGATATCCGACCTGGACACAAGCACCTCATCGGCTGAGCAGAGGGCCGTGTTGTGAAGGCCGCCGGTTTTCTGAAAGTCGGACGAGCCCTCCTGCATTTTTTTCATCAGGCCGATGCACTGCTCAGGTGTCACGGTGAGGGAGGTGGTAATTGTCTTGGCTGTTTTCATGTCATTGTGAAAATAGAACTGACGGCTTTTGCCGCAGCACGAGCCGATTACCCGTTTTGTTCCAAAGTCGGCAGATGAGATTTTTTTATTCTTAAGCGTTACATAAGCAAAGCCTTTGCTCTTGTCCACCGATAGGGAGTCGATATCTGCCGGGAGACGAATCAGCCCCTCTGAAGCGAGAAAACCGATCACCATATCTTCCAAGTGTGCCGGCGTGCAGACCATGGTGGCAAATTCCTCACCGTTTACGTGGACCGTGAGGGCTGCTTCGGTTGCCACCAGATCCTCTGTTTCTCTGAATCCGTCATTTTCGAAAGTGAGAATCGGCTGTTTTTTCATCACCTGGTCCATTGGCTGACTCCTTTGCGTGTTGGTTTATTAAATCGAATATATACATTTCCTTTACTATGCTTCTGCAATGCTTCGCCGAACGACATCCGCTCGCTTTCCGCTGCGGTGCCGGCGAGCCTCCGCGGCCGCTGCCTTTCGGGGTCTCGCCTGGACCCCACTGCCGCAGGAGTCTCGCTCCTGTTGTCAGCTGTGCATAAAAACAGATAACTTGCCTGAAGTAATCATTTTTACTGATGAAAGGTATACTCTAACTGATCTCTGTTTCCAGTTCATCGATGCGCCGCTCTACGTACTTTGTATCTTTTTTCGCGTGGAAGGTTTCAGCCTTTTCCACGACCACGGCAGTGTTGTATTCCGGAATTCCGGCGTACTGCTCGTAAACGCCTTTCGGAATAAGAACGTTTCCTTCCGGCCAGTATACCTGGATATTGCCTTTCTTCGTAGCGTCGATTTTCGCCCGGCCGTGATAAACGCCGAACTTATTATACGCTACGATGGCTTCTCCTTCTTTGATGTTCAGCTCACGGCAGTCTTCCTCGTTGAGAAGAATATCAAAACGGTCCGCTTCATTGTTCGGGTCCGTATCTTTATAAATCATGGAATTGAACTGTTTTCCTCGGCGGGTCGTCACATAGAAATGACCCTCCGGTTTTCTCAGCTCCGGCAGTTCAATCGGCAGCAGATTTCCCCGGCCGTCTTCGGTCGGACAGATGCCATCTTCAAGCAGCCAGGCACCGCCCCACTGAAATACATCCCCTTTTTCCTTAAGGTGCTGGATGCCGTCGTACATCGGATGGGCTTTCGCAATTTCCTCACGGATTTGATCAGCCGTCTGAAAATCGATCAGTTCACTCTTATACGGCTTGATTCGTTTAGCCAGGTCCACGTAGATCTCCCACTCGGCCCGGGCTTCTTCAATCCGGGGGCCTTTTATTTCAGGAGAAAAGTAGACCATCCGCTCCGTGGAAGTGGAGGTCCCGCCGCCTTTTTGTTCATACCGGGTGGCTGCCGGCAGGACAATGACTTCCTCCCTGGCATCTACAAGGGTTGATGTGTTCAGGATAATATCCTGGTGCACACGGATGTCGACATTCTCCAGGCACTGACGGACAAAATCCGGATCCGGCATCGTTTCAAGGAAGTTTCCGCCGGACGTATAGAAGACTTTGAGTTTCCGCTCATGATCTTCAGGAAGCATGGCGTTTTCAAGGGAAACACCGACGATATCCCCCTGCCATTTCGGTATATCAAACTTCCAGAGCTTCTGAATCCGCTTCCGGTTCGGTTCATCAAAGTCGCCGCCTGGAAGAACAAACGGATCAGCCCCCATTTCTCCTGATCCCTGTACGCCGGAGTGGCCGCGGATCGGCATGACCCCGCAGTGCTCCCGTCCGATAAATCCCCTGAGCATGGCAAGGTTGGCTACCTGGGAAATGTTATCAGTCCCAAACCGGTGCTGGGTCAGTCCCATGGACCAGACGAACACGCCGCTTTTCGACTTGGCGAGCAGCTGGGCAAATTCGAGCATCCGCTCCTTCGACAGTCCTGATGATTTCACGATCGGATCCCATTCCTGGGCCTCTACATGGGCTTTCAGCTGTTTGAATCCGTTTGTGTGCTCATCGACGAAGCTGCGGTCGATGGCAGATCCGGGCGCCTGCCTCTCCATGTCAAACCAGTGCTTCATGACACCGTTCATAAAGGCGATATCGCCGCCGATGTTTACCTGGTACACGTCATCTGCCAGCTTCGTCCCGAACAGGGCGCTGTCAGGGACCGATGGAATCCAGTAGTGATCCATAGACGGCTCCCGGTAAGGGTTGATCATAATGATTTTTGTGCCCTTCCGCTTTGCTGCATACATATATTTGGTCGAAACCGGCTGGTTGTTCGATGCGACCGAGCCCCAGAAAATAAGGACGTCGGATCCGATCCAGTCCTGATAGTTGCAGCTCGATGCGCCGATCCCGAGAGAACGCTTGAGCGCCGTTTTACTCGGGGAGTGACAGATCCGCGAGGCATTGTCGATATTATTAGTTCCGATAAACCGGGCTGCTTTTGCCGCTGCATAATAGGATTCATTTGTAATCCCCCGTGCAGTCAGGAAAAAGCTCAGCTGTTTCGGGTCAATTGTTTTAATTTTACCGGCAATCCGGCCCATGGCGTCGTCCCATGTAATTCTCGTAAACTTCTTTTCCCCGGGCTTACGGGACAGGGGATAAGGAATGCGGCCCAGTTCACGGAGCTCCGAGCTGTTCATTTTTTTCAGCTCATCCACGTCCTGAAACAGAACATCGTCTTTAATGGCCGGCATCGTATTTAAGCGCAGTACATTGAGACGGGTCGTACAGATGTGCGGACCGCTCAATGTCTGGTCGTAAAGACCGGAAACCCCGAGAGCGCATCCGTCACAGACACCCTGTGTCAGAATGCGGGTGGCGTACGGCAGGTTGTCTTTGTTCTCCCAGACGACTTTCGCTGTATCACGAATATGCTTCGGTTTCACTTTTCCCAGTCCGAACGGGACCATGCTCACCCAATGTTTAGGATCGGGTTTTTTAGGCAGCTTCATCGGTCCCTGATGTTTTGTTTTCCCCATGTGGCATCACCTTTCTTTTCCGGCTGAGGGACGCTGTTTCCGTTTGTGCGCCAAGATGCGGAAGTTTCCGCCAGCCGTCATTATAATTGTAAACGCATTCATAAATTTCAGGGCCGGATCCCCGGGTTTACCGGCTTTATCTGCCGGATCCGAATTTCTTTTCCAGATCTTCATCAAAAATAAAAATACTCATCCCGAAGTCCTTCTCAATATCAATGTCCACATACAAATCAAGAAACACGGCACCAAGATATTCTTCCATCTCCACAGGACGGTTGTTCCGGTACATATCCTTTACCATCTCCGTTCTTGCGGCACGGACCATCTGTTTACCTTCCGAGGCGTTGGCAATGAATTTCTCAACGGGAGACAGGTTTCCCTCCATTTCCGAAATAGCCCAGTTCCGGCAGAACGTTGTCCGGATTTCCCTAGGACCTTTTCCCATATGGCGCTTCCGGAAAGCCCTTACAAGATTACTAA encodes:
- the moaA gene encoding GTP 3',8-cyclase MoaA, which encodes MKKQEQQAYDALFRPLKDLRISVTDQCNFRCSYCMPAEIFGPDYPFMKEDELLSFDEIVRLARQFAGLGVEKIRITGGEPLLRNNLPELVKRLKEIAGIKDVALTTNGVFLVKHAEALKKAGLDRVNVSLDAIEDRVFRKMNGRNVPVKPVLKGIARAEKAGLSVKVNMVVKKDANESQIVPMARYFKGSGVILRFIEFMDVGNTNGWNFDSVVPKKEIVSEISGEFPVEPVRANYYGEVADRYAYTDGEGEIGVISSVSDSFCSSCTRARLSADGKLFTCLFATKGEDIRGLIRDGIGERDLYEHLSGIWKNRHDRYSDERTEETVRAKNNGPKIEMSYIGG
- the fdhD gene encoding formate dehydrogenase accessory sulfurtransferase FdhD is translated as MDQVMKKQPILTFENDGFRETEDLVATEAALTVHVNGEEFATMVCTPAHLEDMVIGFLASEGLIRLPADIDSLSVDKSKGFAYVTLKNKKISSADFGTKRVIGSCCGKSRQFYFHNDMKTAKTITTSLTVTPEQCIGLMKKMQEGSSDFQKTGGLHNTALCSADEVLVSRSDIGRHNALDKIYGHGLVNRIGMKDKIIAFSGRISSEVLLKVSKIGCGILLSKSAPTSLAIELAEDLGITAIGFVRGSRFNVYAHHERVKQD
- a CDS encoding FdhF/YdeP family oxidoreductase translates to MGKTKHQGPMKLPKKPDPKHWVSMVPFGLGKVKPKHIRDTAKVVWENKDNLPYATRILTQGVCDGCALGVSGLYDQTLSGPHICTTRLNVLRLNTMPAIKDDVLFQDVDELKKMNSSELRELGRIPYPLSRKPGEKKFTRITWDDAMGRIAGKIKTIDPKQLSFFLTARGITNESYYAAAKAARFIGTNNIDNASRICHSPSKTALKRSLGIGASSCNYQDWIGSDVLIFWGSVASNNQPVSTKYMYAAKRKGTKIIMINPYREPSMDHYWIPSVPDSALFGTKLADDVYQVNIGGDIAFMNGVMKHWFDMERQAPGSAIDRSFVDEHTNGFKQLKAHVEAQEWDPIVKSSGLSKERMLEFAQLLAKSKSGVFVWSMGLTQHRFGTDNISQVANLAMLRGFIGREHCGVMPIRGHSGVQGSGEMGADPFVLPGGDFDEPNRKRIQKLWKFDIPKWQGDIVGVSLENAMLPEDHERKLKVFYTSGGNFLETMPDPDFVRQCLENVDIRVHQDIILNTSTLVDAREEVIVLPAATRYEQKGGGTSTSTERMVYFSPEIKGPRIEEARAEWEIYVDLAKRIKPYKSELIDFQTADQIREEIAKAHPMYDGIQHLKEKGDVFQWGGAWLLEDGICPTEDGRGNLLPIELPELRKPEGHFYVTTRRGKQFNSMIYKDTDPNNEADRFDILLNEEDCRELNIKEGEAIVAYNKFGVYHGRAKIDATKKGNIQVYWPEGNVLIPKGVYEQYAGIPEYNTAVVVEKAETFHAKKDTKYVERRIDELETEIS
- a CDS encoding DUF2294 domain-containing protein, whose amino-acid sequence is MNKHEAEFSNLVRAFRKRHMGKGPREIRTTFCRNWAISEMEGNLSPVEKFIANASEGKQMVRAARTEMVKDMYRNNRPVEMEEYLGAVFLDLYVDIDIEKDFGMSIFIFDEDLEKKFGSGR